A genomic stretch from Numida meleagris isolate 19003 breed g44 Domestic line chromosome 2, NumMel1.0, whole genome shotgun sequence includes:
- the DSEL gene encoding dermatan-sulfate epimerase-like protein, with product MALMLTGHTLFLALMMFTVFTFEESVSNYSDWVTFMENIDQYEKEKLESLGAEQKLEKAVLHPSLYFDAEDVHVLRQKAHTSHSHLFRTIRSAVTVMLSNPLYYLPPPKHADFAAKWNEVYGNNLPPLAFYCLLCPEDKAALDFALEYMDRMAAYKNWLVESAPGDEVPLGHSLTGFATAYDFLYNSLENVRRQKYLEKIQSASKEMFEYSKVRSWGKQLLHNHQATNMLALLTGALVTGMDNGSQANIWKHTVVDVMEKTMFLLNHIVDGSLDEGVAYGSYTAKSITQYVFLAQRHFGINNLENNWLKMHFWFYYATLLPGFQRTVGVADSNYNWFYGPESQLVFLDKFVLKNGAGNWLAQQIRKHRPKDGPMVPSTAQRWSTLHTEFIWYSAEITPQPPPDYGSAKMHVFPNWGVVTYGAGLPSSQTNTFVSFKSGKLGGRAVYDIVHFQPYAWIDGWRSFNPGHEHPDQNSFTFAPNGQVFVSEALYGPKLSHLNNVLVFAPSPTSQCNQPWEGQLGECAQWLKWIGHEVGDSTGEIITASQSGDMMFVSGEAVSAYTSTMKLKSVYRVLLLLNSQTLLVVDHIEKEADSPVNSVSAFFHNLDIDFKYIPYKFKNKYNGAMMDVWDAHYKMFWFDHHGSSPVARIQEAEQAAEFKKRWTQFVNVTFPMKSTLTRIVYLFYGPYVNVSNCRLTDNVKSGFQISLSVNSTENTVSVVTDHQNLKARFDYLGFGGFAKVVHENKVTKFGLGTESVEKLIKNNRVALPFGFKVNIIAGLILGVSLVILAFQWRFYVSFSKMLRWILILVITLWLIELVDVWSMCTQPICAKWSGDLTRLEHDKGNKAKQLEGTPIVFPDVIITSLPASGAEILKQLFFNSSDFLYMRIPTAYLEIPESEFEIDPFVDPCEWKASDVQNGHFHLLRGWLQSLVQDTKLHLQNIQLYEASRSKITQHSAINKDKKKRSKKRESLLEQRNRARASQDKDAEYIRELRRHLVYYPNARPVLSLSSGSWTLKLPFFQEILGPSMRALYVVRDPRAWIYSMLYKNKPSLYSLKKVPQRLAAMFKWENGKGKCSINEGYAFEYELLRKEFSNSNSNAVSVLSHLWLANTAAAQRINGDLLPTNYLMVKFEDIVSFPQKTAETIFAFLGIPLPPASLNQILFATSTSLFYLPYEGEISPSSIHAWKQNMPKKEIRLIEDTCFSLMNHLGYPKFVE from the coding sequence ATGGCTCTGATGCTTACAGGGCATACCTTATTTTTAGCATTAATGATGTTTACTGTCTTCACTTTTGAAGAATCTGTAAGCAATTACTCTGATTGGGTGACTTTTATGGAAAATATAGATCAATACGAGAAAGAGAAACTTGAAAGTCTTGGTGCTgagcagaagctggaaaaagCAGTTCTTCATCCAAGCTTGTATTTTGATGCTGAAGATGTCCATGTGCTGAGGCAGAAGGCTCACACAAGCCATTCACATCTGTTCAGAACCATCAGAAGTGCAGTGACAGTTATGTTATCCAACCCATTGTACTACCTACCTCCACCCAAACATGCTGATTTTGCTGCAAAGTGGAATGAGGTTTATGGAAACAATCTGCCACCTCTAGCATTTTATTGTTTGCTGTGCCCTGAAGATAAAGCTGCATTGGATTTTGCCCTGGAGTATATGGATAGAATGGCTGCTTACAAGAACTGGTTGGTTGAGAGTGCGCCTGGCGATGAAGTGCCACTTGGCCACTCCTTAACAGGATTTGCCACTGCTTATGACTTCCTGTATAATTCACTGGAAAATgtgagaagacaaaaatatctgGAGAAGATACAGTCTGCAAGCAAGGAGATGTTTGAGTACTCGAAGGTTCGCTCCTGGGGAAAGCAGCTTCTCCATAATCACCAAGCAACCAACATGCTTGCTTTGCTCACTGGAGCTTTAGTGACAGGTATGGACAATGGATCTCAGGCAAATATTTGGAAACACACTGTTGTTGATGTGATGGAGAAAACAATGTTTCTGCTCAATCACATTGTAGATGGGTCTCTGGATGAGGGAGTAGCTTATGGGAGTTATACTGCTAAGTCGATAACGCAGTACGTTTTCCTGGCCCAGCGCCACTTTGGTATTAACAACTTGGAAAATAATTGgctcaaaatgcatttttggtTTTACTATGCCACCCTATTACCAGGCTTTCAAAGGACTGTTGGTGTAGCAGATTCTAATTACAATTGGTTTTATGGTCCTGAGAGCCAGCTGGTTTTCTTGGATAAGTTTGTCCTGAAGAATGGAGCTGGCAACTGGCTGGCACAGCAAATTAGAAAACACAGACCCAAAGATGGACCAATGGTGCCATCCACTGCTCAGAGGTGGAGCACCCTGCACACTGAGTTTATTTGGTACTCTGCTGAAATCACTCCTCAACCACCTCCTGACTATGGCAGTGCTAAAATGCACGTGTTTCCTAACTGGGGAGTTGTTACATATGGGGCTGGATTGCCAAGCAGTCAGACAAACACCTTTGTGTCCTTCAAGTCTGGAAAACTTGGTGGACGGGCTGTCTATGACATCGTCCACTTTCAACCATATGCCTGGATTGATGGATGGAGAAGTTTTAATCCTGGACATGAGCATCCTGATCAGAACTCTTTCACTTTTGCTCCCAATGGCCAGGTGTTTGTATCTGAGGCTCTCTATGGACCTAAACTCAGCCACCTGAACAATGTCTTGGTGTTTGCCCCATCTCCTACGAGCCAGTGCAACCAGCCTTGGGAGGGGCAGCTTGGTGAATGTGCCCAGTGGCTGAAGTGGATTGGTCATGAAGTTGGAGACTCAACTGGGGAAATTATAACAGCCTCCCAGTCCGGGGACATGATGTTTGTGAGTGGGGAGGCAGTGTCTGCTTATACATCAACAATGAAATTGAAAAGCGTGTATCGTGTTTTGCTGCTCTTAAATTCTCAGACTTTGTTAGTAGTAGACCACATCGAGAAGGAGGCTGACTCTCCTGTTAATTCAGTCAGTGCCTTTTTTCATAATCTTGACattgattttaaatacataCCCTATAAATTTAAGAACAAGTACAATGGAGCTATGATGGATGTGTGGGATGCCCACTACAAGATGTTTTGGTTTGATCATCATGGGAGTAGTCCCGTTGCTAGGATACAAGAGGCAGAACAAGCTGCTGAATTTAAAAAGCGATGGACTCAGTTTGTAAATGTTACCTTTCCGATGAAAAGCACTCTTACAAGGATTGTTTACCTTTTCTATGGCCCATATGTCAATGTTTCTAACTGCAGACTCACTGATAATGTAAAGTCTGGATTTCAGATATCTCTTAGTGtcaacagcactgaaaatactgtttctgttgTGACTGATCATCAGAATTTAAAGGCCAGGTTTGATTACTTGGGATTTGGTGGTTTTGCCAAAGTTGTTCATGAAAACAAAGTGACTAAGTTTGGTCTAGGTACTGAATCTGTGgaaaaattgattaaaaataatagggTAGCTTTGCCATTTGGATTCAAAGTGAACATAATTGCAGGGTTAATTTTAGGTGTTAGTTTGGTCATACTGGCATTTCAGTGGCGGTTTTATGTATCCTTCAGTAAAATGTTGCGCTGGATCCTGATACTTGTTATCACACTGTGGCTTATTGAACTGGTTGATGTATGGAGCATGTGTACTCAGCCAATCTGTGCAAAATGGAGTGGTGACTTGACAAGGCTAGAACATGATAAAGGCAATAAAGCCAAACAATTAGAAGGGACCCCCATTGTTTTTCCAGATGTTATAATTACTTCACTTCCTGCTTCTGGtgcagaaattttaaaacagctgtttttcaaCAGCAGTGACTTCCTATATATGAGGATACCTACAGCCTATCTAGAAATTCCTGAGAGTGAATTTGAAATTGATCCCTTTGTAGATCCATGTGAATGGAAGGCTTCTGATGTTCAGAATGgtcattttcatcttctcagaGGATGGCTCCAGTCTCTAGTTCAAGACacaaaattacatttacaaaaCATTCAATTATATGAAGCCAGCAGAAGTAAAATTACTCAGCACTCTGCCATAAacaaggacaaaaagaaaagatccaAAAAGAGAGAATCTCTGTTGGAGCAAAGAAATAGGGCAAGAGCAAGTCAagataaagatgctgaatatATTAGGGAATTGAGAAGACACCTTGTCTATTATCCTAATGCACGGCCTGTGCTTAGTTTAAGTAGTGGGAGCTGGACATTAAAGCTTCCCTTCTTTCAGGAAATCCTAGGACCATCAATGAGAGCATTATATGTAGTAAGAGACCCACGGGCATGGATATATTCAATGTTGTACAAAAATAAGCCAAGCCTTTACTCTTTGAAGAAAGTTCCACAGCGCTTAGCTGCAATGTTTAAATGGGAAAATGGTAAAGGAAAATGCAGTATCAATGAAGGCTATGCCTTTGAATATGAATtgttaagaaaagaattttcaaattcgaattcaaatgctgtttctgtgttGTCCCATTTATGGctagcaaacacagcagcagcacaaagaatAAATGGAGATTTGCTGCCAACAAATTATCTGATGGTCAAGTTTGAAGATATTGTGAGCTTTCCTCAAAAGACGGCTGAAACAATTTTTGCCTTTCTTGGtattcctcttcctcctgctagCTTAAACCAAATATTATTTGCCACTTCCACCAGTCTTTTTTATCTTCCTTATGAGGGGGAAATTTCACCAAGTAGCATTCATGCCTGGAAACAAAACATGCCCAAGAAAGAAATTAGACTGATTGAAGATACCTGTTTTTCTCTAATGAACCACTTAGGATACCCAAAGTTTGTAGAATAA